From Nicotiana tabacum cultivar K326 chromosome 20, ASM71507v2, whole genome shotgun sequence, one genomic window encodes:
- the LOC142174339 gene encoding uncharacterized protein LOC142174339, with translation MDLFGPTRTASIGGKRYTFVIVDDYSRFTWVIFWSHKDEALRNFEVFCKRVERKRGHLISTIQSDHGGEFESRAFKDFCNDQGYTHNFSAPRSPQQNGVMERKKRTLQNMARTMLLENSLPNHFWAEGDKSESQESINTPAATESTSENSSNMPDPQIKSTTNAVPPNEWRSEPEYPQKFIIGDPNEGIKTRASLKKKANIALISQIEPKKIEEALKDSSWVQAMQEELDQFSKNQVWKLIPKLDNVSVIETKWVFRNKLNEDGKIIRNKARLVAQGYSQ, from the exons ATGGATTTATTCGGGcctactagaactgctagcaTAGGAGGAAAGAGGTATacctttgttattgttgatgattattcacgTTTCACTTGGGTAATCTTCTGGTCTCATAAGGATGAAGCAttaagaaattttgaagttttctgcaAAAGGGTTGAAAGAAAAAGGGGACATTTGATTTCAACAATTCAGAGTGaccatggaggagaatttgaaagcagagCATTTAAAGATTTTTGTAATGATCAGGGATACACTCATAATTTCTCTGCACCACGctcaccacaacaaaatggggttatggaaagaaagaaaagaaccctCCAAAATATGGCAAGAACCATGCTACTAGAAAACTCATTGCCAAACCACTTCTGGGCAGAAGGT GATAAAAGCGAATCACAAGAGTCGATTAATACACCAGCTGCGACTGAGTCAACTAGTGAAAATAGTAGCAATATGCCAGATCCACAAATCAAGTCGACTACAAATGCAGTTCCTCCAAATGAATGGAGAAGCGAGCCTGAATATCCTCAGAAATTCATTATAGGAGATCCAAACGAAGGAATAAAAACCAGGGCATCTCTCAAAAAGAAAGCAAACATCGCTTTGATCTCTCAAATTGAGCCAAAAAAGATAGAGGAAGCACTGAAAGATTCAAGCTGGGTGCAAGCCATGCAAGAGGAGTTAGATCAGTTCAGCAAGAATCAAGTGTGGAAACTAATACCCAAACTTGATAATGTGTCTGTAATCGAAACAAAGTGGGTGTTTAGGAACAAATTGAACGAAGATGGAAAGATCATAAGAAATAAAGCCAGACTAGTTGCTCAGGGCTACTCACAATAG
- the LOC107782049 gene encoding uncharacterized protein LOC107782049, whose translation MFSKFSKIIIDLKAFGEPYTSGNQVRKILRSLPTTWQTKVVTLESQDLNKLSYDELRGELIAFERTHLKKTNQEEKKKIVAFKTSTEMAENEIDDPEALQEEIAMMSRNMDGLMRRYRNTKKGRFPPRRPRQCNEQDKNDGKYYECGKFGHIQAECPELKWKISRGFNKNKSFGSWNDEDDFDHEEIANLCFMTILENEMNKTSGCWTDEDVSDDENENCFMARGETSEVRSYDCERYNELQDILDSTLKESQKMMNELKRLTREVKDWKLKHEVCEIKKEVLQEEFEDLQMQLNSMRKSTNHSSVRSNKTTYKSTGKEPARTKSTSSNTYERPISGSDDGFGNQKVLNLVTLTLQDPDKLGYLKESNHLVLQEHHEVSCKGKWYLDNACSSHMTGDKNLFKEVTKIDGGSVKFGDDSKGKIVGTGTISFNNNCDINEVYLVDGLNYNLLSISQLYDLGYEVKFKKTGCAIEDESGKIILPGKRYGNVYILDDFEKIDGHICLSSMSDDPWL comes from the exons ATGTTTTCCaagtttagcaaaataattatcGATTTAAAGGCGTTTGGCGAGCCCTACACCAGTGGTAATCAAGTTAGAAAAATTCTCAGAAGTCTGCCAACCACTTGGCAGACCAAAGTAGTCACACTGGAATCTCAAGACCTAAACAAATTGTCCTATGATGAACTACGAGGAGAACTAATTGCCTTTGAAAGGACGCATCTCAAAAAGACAAATCaagaggagaaaaagaaaatagttgcATTCAAAACCTCTACTGAAATGGCTGAAAATGAAATTGATGATCCTGAAGCTCTGCAAGAAGAGATTGCTATGATGTCTAGAAATATGGATGGGCTAATGAGAAGATACAGGAACACAAAGAAAGGAAGATTTCCACCAAGACGACCCAGGCAATGCAACGAACAGGATAAGAATGATGGAAAATACTACGAATGTGGAAAATTTGGGCATATTCAAGCTGAATGTCCAGAACTAAAATGGAAGATCTCTAGAGGCTTCAACAAGAACAAATCTTTCGGAAGTTGGAATGATGAGGATGACTTTGACCATGAAGAAATAGCAAATCTCTGCTTCATGACAATTCTGGAAAATGAAATGAACAAAACTTCAGGATGCTGGACAGATGAAGATGTTTCAGATGACGAGAATGAAAACTGTTTCATGGCACGAGGTGAAACTAGTGAGGTAAGATCTTATGACTGTGAAAGATATAATGAATTGCAGGATATCCTTGATTCAACCTTGAAAGAGtctcaaaaaatgatgaatgaactTAAGAGACTCACTAGGGAGGTTAAAGACTGGAAACTCAAACATGAAGTATGTGAAATCAAAAAGGAAGTACTTCAAGAAGAGTTTGAGGATTTGCAAATGCAGCTAAACAGCATGCGCAAATCCACCAATCACAGTTCTGTTAGGTCAAACAAGAcgacttacaagtcaactggaaAAGAACCTGCTAGAACCAAGTCGACTAGTTCCAATACCTATGAAAGACCTATAAGCGGGTCTGAT GATGGGTTTGGAAACCAAAAAGTTTTGAACCTAGTAACACTAACCCTCCAGGACCCAGACAAGCTTGGTTACCTAAAAGAAAGTAATCATCTTGTCTTGCAGGAACACCACGAAGTAAGCTgcaaaggaaaatggtatctAGATAATGCGTGTTCCAGTCACATGACAGGTGACAAAAACCTGTTCAAAGAAGTTACAAAAATCGATGGAGGAAGTGTTAAATTTGGGGATGATTCAAAGGGCAAAATAGTTGGTACTGGCACAATTTCCTTTAATAACAATTGTGACATTAATGAAGTTTATCTCGTCGATGGCCTCAACTACAACCTCTTGAGCATAAGTCAACTCTACGACTTAGGATATGAGGTAAAGTTTAAGAAAACGGGATGTGCTATTGAAGACGAATCAGGTAAGATAATTCTTCCTGGAAAAAGGTATGGAAATGTTTATATACTTGATGATTTTGAAAAGATAGATGGTCATATTTGCTTATCCTCTATGTCTGATGATCCATGGCTATGA